A window of Microcystis aeruginosa FD4 contains these coding sequences:
- the rplT gene encoding 50S ribosomal protein L20: protein MSRVKRGNVARKRRKKILKLAKGFRGSHSRLFRTANQQVMKALRNAYRDRRKRKRDFRRLWITRINAAARQQGISYSQLTGQLKKANILLNRKMLAQLAVLDPVAFAKVVELAKG, encoded by the coding sequence ATGTCTAGAGTAAAACGGGGGAATGTCGCCCGCAAGCGACGCAAAAAAATTCTCAAATTAGCCAAAGGTTTTCGCGGTTCTCACTCGCGCTTATTCCGTACCGCTAACCAACAGGTAATGAAGGCCTTGCGGAATGCCTATAGAGACCGTCGCAAACGGAAACGCGATTTTCGTCGTCTTTGGATTACCCGCATTAACGCGGCTGCCCGTCAACAGGGCATCAGTTACAGCCAACTGACCGGACAATTAAAGAAAGCTAATATCCTCCTCAATCGGAAAATGTTAGCCCAATTAGCCGTCCTCGATCCCGTCGCTTTTGCTAAAGTGGTAGAACTAGCCAAAGGATAA
- a CDS encoding PhoH family protein produces the protein MTETWQTIQFPSSESAIALAGHQEANLKLIARQTGANLVLRGMELRIAGQPTPVERATAIVRSLSILWQEAKLIAEADIMTAIHALDTGRSSEYKELQQDILARTRRGEPIRAKTFRQRQYIQAIQSHDITFCIGPAGTGKTFLAAVLAVQALLEDKVERIILTRPAVEAGEKLGFLPGDLQQKVDPFLRPLYDALYEFIEAAKIPDLMERGKIEIAPLAYMRGRTLANAFVIVDEAQNTTPAQLKMVLTRLGFGSRMVVTGDVTQTDLPQPQESGLIAAQKILKSVEGIAFCYLSRADVVRHPLVQKIVSAYEQHEK, from the coding sequence ATGACGGAAACTTGGCAAACGATTCAATTCCCCAGTTCAGAAAGTGCGATCGCTTTAGCAGGTCATCAAGAAGCTAACCTCAAATTGATAGCCAGGCAAACTGGGGCGAATTTAGTCCTCAGAGGGATGGAATTACGGATTGCGGGGCAACCAACCCCCGTGGAGCGTGCGACAGCGATTGTACGCTCCTTAAGTATTTTATGGCAAGAGGCCAAGTTAATCGCCGAAGCCGATATTATGACCGCTATCCATGCCCTCGATACGGGGCGTTCTAGCGAGTATAAAGAACTACAGCAGGATATTCTCGCTCGTACCCGTCGCGGGGAGCCAATTCGGGCGAAAACCTTCCGTCAGCGTCAATATATCCAAGCGATTCAAAGTCACGATATCACCTTTTGTATTGGACCTGCCGGCACGGGGAAAACCTTTTTAGCCGCCGTTTTAGCCGTACAGGCTTTATTAGAAGATAAAGTAGAACGGATTATCCTTACCCGGCCGGCCGTGGAAGCAGGGGAAAAACTAGGCTTTCTCCCGGGGGATTTACAGCAAAAAGTCGATCCTTTTCTGCGTCCCCTCTACGATGCTTTATACGAATTTATCGAAGCGGCTAAAATTCCCGACCTGATGGAACGGGGTAAAATCGAAATCGCTCCCTTAGCTTATATGCGGGGACGAACCCTAGCTAATGCTTTTGTTATCGTTGATGAGGCCCAAAATACCACCCCAGCACAGTTAAAAATGGTCTTAACTCGCTTGGGATTTGGTTCGCGCATGGTAGTAACTGGAGATGTCACTCAAACCGATTTACCGCAACCACAGGAATCGGGGTTAATTGCCGCTCAAAAAATCCTCAAATCAGTAGAAGGGATCGCTTTTTGTTACCTATCGCGAGCCGATGTGGTGCGTCATCCCCTAGTACAAAAAATCGTCTCAGCCTACGAACAGCACGAAAAATAA
- a CDS encoding hemolysin XhlA family protein: MNQKLDNLQKDVMDIKIVQARLEEKVDSLEKDIEGVKEDIKELKGSQKAQIWTLIGILGTISLGTVIRYIILPFSQS, from the coding sequence ATTAATCAGAAGTTAGATAATCTGCAAAAAGATGTTATGGATATTAAAATAGTACAGGCAAGATTAGAGGAAAAAGTCGATAGTTTAGAAAAAGATATTGAAGGGGTAAAAGAAGATATAAAAGAATTAAAAGGCTCTCAGAAAGCACAGATTTGGACGTTAATCGGCATCTTGGGAACAATTTCACTAGGAACAGTCATTCGCTATATTATTCTCCCTTTTTCTCAATCATAA